The Candidatus Binatia bacterium genome has a window encoding:
- a CDS encoding lytic transglycosylase domain-containing protein, producing the protein MPPAAPTGPARALLILVATALLNLPTPAIAEIHCTACDGIPNCKPLCWQFESAPPGFDRELDTVAPANPLHETGGPWRAPLRQKSLTAPPRLQALIQQIATAGRVDPALVEAVVRAESGFDPFAVSHRGAQGLMQLMPETARAVGVENSFSAQENLRGGVAYLRQMLDLFKGDTRLALAAYNAGPNTVLEYRGIPPYKETRGYVDRVFRFREQIRARR; encoded by the coding sequence ATGCCCCCAGCTGCCCCCACCGGCCCAGCACGTGCCCTGCTTATCCTCGTGGCGACCGCTCTGCTGAACCTCCCGACACCCGCTATCGCCGAAATCCACTGCACCGCGTGCGACGGCATACCGAATTGCAAACCGCTTTGCTGGCAGTTCGAATCCGCACCGCCCGGCTTCGACCGAGAGTTGGACACGGTGGCTCCGGCAAACCCTCTTCACGAAACAGGCGGCCCCTGGCGGGCACCCTTGCGCCAAAAATCCCTGACCGCACCGCCAAGGCTGCAAGCTCTGATTCAACAAATCGCGACAGCAGGGCGCGTCGATCCGGCGTTGGTCGAAGCCGTGGTCCGTGCGGAATCGGGATTCGACCCCTTTGCCGTATCGCATCGTGGCGCACAGGGACTGATGCAACTCATGCCGGAAACCGCCCGCGCGGTCGGCGTCGAGAACAGCTTTAGCGCGCAGGAAAATCTGCGCGGCGGGGTCGCGTATTTGCGACAAATGCTCGACCTTTTCAAAGGAGATACACGACTCGCCCTGGCGGCCTACAACGCGGGTCCGAACACTGTTCTCGAGTATCGGGGCATCCCGCCCTACAAGGAAACCCGCGGTTACGTTGACCGCGTCTTCAGGTTCCGCGAACAGATCCGGGCCCGGCGCTGA
- a CDS encoding D-aminoacylase — translation MTHDIIIRGGEIVDGSGSDACRGDVAIQDGRISALGKVEGSAHREIDARGCLVTPGFIDVHTHLDAQIGWDPMMTPISWHGVTTALMGNCGVTFAPCRPHDRETLAGMMETVEDIPKEAILSGLPWDWEDYGGYLDALERLNPALNVAGLVGHSAVRYYVMGDRAVKGQPTAEEREQMASLVAQSMDGGAIGFSTNRFRPHKGPDGESIPGTFARTDELEAIGKVVSQRDGLFQAVGAGAGMLGKLSSATGARILFSSAVLGPTSFAGNFWNGVFNRASTGDRDLTMCTHVRPSGFVFGMQSNLPPVRGESWERLKKMNLEERKKAIHDGAFCAALTREARKNRLSGLLVRRTFYMGDREQPDYTQPRGENLLAQARRAGEHWSETFLKLSRDTEGRALFTLRLFSANLPGLSKLIRNENVLPGLGDAGAHVSQIMDAGWPSFMLSHWVRQEEHFTMGEAIRRMTSASARVMGLNDRGLLASGMRADINVFDPAKVAEEQPQLVHDFPHDAPRFIQRARGYKATLVNGEVSLIDGEHTGARAGMVLRQAPASRARQAGA, via the coding sequence ATGACTCACGATATTATTATACGAGGCGGGGAAATCGTCGATGGCTCGGGAAGCGATGCATGTCGCGGAGACGTCGCCATTCAGGACGGTCGAATTTCCGCCCTCGGCAAGGTCGAGGGCAGCGCCCATCGGGAAATTGATGCCCGGGGATGTTTGGTGACGCCGGGGTTTATTGATGTCCACACGCATCTGGACGCGCAAATCGGCTGGGATCCGATGATGACCCCGATCAGCTGGCATGGTGTGACGACAGCCTTGATGGGAAATTGCGGGGTGACTTTCGCTCCCTGCCGCCCGCATGACCGCGAAACACTCGCGGGTATGATGGAGACAGTCGAGGATATCCCCAAAGAAGCAATCCTGAGCGGCTTGCCCTGGGACTGGGAAGATTACGGCGGCTATCTCGACGCGCTGGAGCGGTTGAATCCGGCGCTGAATGTCGCGGGCCTCGTGGGCCATTCCGCGGTCCGCTATTATGTGATGGGCGACCGTGCGGTGAAGGGACAGCCAACGGCCGAAGAGCGCGAACAGATGGCGTCTCTGGTCGCACAATCGATGGACGGCGGCGCCATCGGGTTTTCCACCAACCGCTTTCGCCCCCATAAAGGGCCCGACGGCGAATCGATCCCGGGGACGTTTGCACGAACCGATGAACTCGAAGCCATCGGAAAAGTTGTCAGCCAACGCGATGGCCTGTTTCAGGCCGTAGGCGCAGGCGCGGGCATGCTGGGCAAACTCTCCTCGGCAACTGGCGCTCGCATTTTGTTCAGCTCGGCCGTCCTGGGCCCCACTTCATTTGCGGGGAATTTCTGGAACGGCGTCTTCAATCGCGCCAGCACCGGCGATCGCGACCTGACCATGTGTACACACGTCCGACCCTCGGGCTTTGTTTTCGGTATGCAATCCAACTTGCCTCCCGTGCGGGGCGAAAGCTGGGAGCGTCTCAAGAAAATGAACCTCGAAGAGCGGAAAAAGGCGATTCATGATGGAGCCTTTTGCGCCGCCCTGACCCGCGAAGCCCGAAAAAACCGTCTCAGCGGCCTTCTGGTGCGACGGACTTTCTATATGGGCGACCGGGAACAGCCCGACTACACACAGCCTCGGGGGGAAAACCTGCTCGCACAGGCACGGCGTGCCGGCGAACATTGGTCCGAGACTTTCTTGAAACTGTCGCGCGACACGGAAGGCCGAGCGCTCTTTACCTTGCGCCTGTTCAGCGCCAATCTGCCCGGGCTGAGCAAATTGATCCGGAACGAAAACGTACTCCCCGGCCTGGGCGATGCGGGAGCACACGTGTCGCAGATCATGGACGCGGGATGGCCGAGCTTCATGCTTTCGCATTGGGTTCGCCAGGAAGAACATTTCACCATGGGCGAGGCCATTCGGCGGATGACATCAGCCTCCGCCCGCGTGATGGGACTGAACGATCGTGGCCTGCTGGCCTCCGGGATGCGGGCCGATATCAACGTTTTCGACCCTGCCAAAGTCGCCGAGGAGCAACCGCAGTTGGTGCACGACTTCCCACATGACGCGCCCCGCTTCATCCAACGAGCGCGAGGCTACAAGGCAACTCTGGTCAACGGAGAGGTCAGCCTGATCGACGGGGAACATACCGGTGCTCGTGCCGGCATGGTCCTGCGCCAAGCTCCGGCATCGCGCGCCCGACAAGCGGGCGCTTAG
- a CDS encoding CotH kinase family protein, giving the protein MSFAGVLAACGPGQGGAPNAGDGPDLSVALFDRDHVIDVEVEIDPTEWNILCQDGRTAPSVFSGCSDGFAYQNFRATVTVDGERYRNVAIRKKGFLGSLSNLRPSLKLNFGTFVEGRTHAGMKRMTLNNNRQDPSNTHQCMAYELFRQAGSIAPRCNFARVVVNGEDLGIYTHVESVKKPMIRRHFSDDSGNLYEGQGSDVSADLIDRMQLKTNEELNDRSDLRGLAAALEVDDDQLLDALEEHLDIDAFMTFWAMEATTSHWDSYSGNRNNYLMYHDPSSDQFYFIPWGADGAFQRIRLFNPENTDIAVLAEGAVANRLYEHPEVRAMYVDRLRALYEQLWDEDVLLAEADRIGALTNASSSSLEQQRRFIVAQGEGLRVALAREVAAFPEWIRAPRGIGAPECRVEAITRISGEFETVWLNGPSPSPGSSVSVVLNGEEQQWQSLLVAAGLSTQGDGYQLFMLRPGPDGQFFAIALEIPREVFVEGVTEMHALETSVFLALVNPATPDQPQIVGFGGVGTIRLDQASTEIGGPVSGSFESEFIQIGAF; this is encoded by the coding sequence ATGTCTTTCGCGGGTGTTCTTGCCGCCTGTGGCCCGGGTCAGGGTGGCGCGCCAAACGCCGGTGATGGTCCTGATTTGAGTGTCGCTCTTTTCGACCGCGACCACGTGATTGATGTCGAGGTCGAGATTGATCCCACGGAATGGAACATCCTCTGTCAGGATGGGCGAACGGCTCCGAGCGTATTCTCGGGTTGTTCGGACGGCTTTGCCTATCAGAATTTTCGGGCCACGGTCACAGTCGATGGCGAGCGTTACCGCAACGTGGCAATTCGAAAAAAAGGTTTCCTGGGCTCGCTGTCCAATCTGCGACCTTCCCTCAAGCTGAACTTCGGGACGTTTGTCGAGGGTCGAACGCATGCGGGGATGAAGCGCATGACGTTGAACAACAACCGGCAGGATCCCTCGAATACCCATCAATGCATGGCTTATGAGCTGTTTCGACAGGCAGGATCCATTGCCCCTCGTTGCAATTTCGCGCGGGTGGTTGTCAACGGGGAGGATCTCGGGATCTATACGCACGTCGAGAGTGTGAAGAAGCCCATGATCCGACGTCACTTCTCGGATGATAGCGGCAACCTTTACGAGGGTCAGGGCTCCGACGTCTCCGCGGATTTAATCGATCGCATGCAGCTCAAGACGAACGAGGAGCTCAACGATCGAAGCGATCTGCGAGGTTTGGCAGCTGCCCTTGAGGTCGATGACGATCAGTTGCTCGACGCGCTCGAAGAGCATCTGGATATCGACGCTTTCATGACATTTTGGGCGATGGAAGCGACCACCTCTCATTGGGATAGCTACTCGGGGAATCGGAACAATTATTTGATGTACCACGATCCGAGCAGCGATCAGTTTTATTTCATCCCTTGGGGCGCCGATGGCGCCTTCCAGCGCATTCGCCTTTTCAATCCGGAGAATACGGATATTGCCGTATTGGCGGAGGGTGCGGTTGCCAATCGTCTTTACGAACACCCCGAGGTGCGGGCCATGTATGTGGACCGGCTGCGCGCTCTCTACGAACAGCTGTGGGACGAAGACGTGTTGCTGGCCGAAGCGGATCGAATCGGCGCTCTGACCAATGCTTCCTCGTCTTCGTTGGAGCAACAGAGGAGGTTTATCGTCGCGCAGGGTGAAGGCCTCCGCGTGGCCCTGGCTCGTGAAGTTGCGGCATTCCCCGAATGGATTCGCGCCCCCCGCGGGATCGGAGCACCTGAATGCCGGGTCGAGGCAATCACCCGGATCTCGGGAGAATTCGAGACAGTCTGGCTGAATGGTCCTTCCCCGAGTCCTGGATCGTCGGTGTCGGTGGTCCTGAATGGCGAGGAGCAGCAATGGCAGAGCCTGTTGGTCGCGGCCGGTCTGAGTACCCAAGGAGATGGCTATCAGCTCTTCATGCTGCGGCCGGGACCGGATGGCCAGTTTTTCGCCATCGCTCTGGAGATCCCAAGAGAGGTATTCGTCGAAGGTGTGACCGAAATGCACGCACTTGAAACGAGTGTTTTCCTTGCGCTCGTGAATCCGGCCACCCCGGATCAGCCCCAGATTGTCGGCTTCGGTGGGGTCGGCACGATCCGTCTCGATCAGGCCAGCACCGAGATCGGCGGGCCCGTTTCAGGTTCTTTTGAATCCGAGTTTATTCAGATCGGGGCCTTCTGA
- a CDS encoding alkaline phosphatase family protein, with product MMNPSLRWLCGLRAGLRFRALTLLMFFLLGLPVVALAERTFVVMVFDGFPPSYVDKFPTPGLDRLATQGVRAGAMDQAFPTVSLSGGVTISTGCWPGTHGVLSNLFLDPERGLYDHGGDADWLIDCEHLHEAAERQGVRTAALGWYGRYSSRRGALDSEGPPGEKTYQDYPDDPGRMAQLVDLLERPSQDRPDLILAYFKGPDSTGHRYGLDAAETREAVIAADAIVGEVLSSIEAQPDGDQIQLLVTTDHGMVPVDSLVNIQRILRRHEIPARAVSAGTSSFLYFDEPGEAIVDDAIEKLSAYDAFDVVRPRDQPPEWHLGTGARVGDLILSARPPYFIEDARAWPVWVRWLAWVGPDILPASALLSATHGYPPETPGVEGILYVRGDAFASGRGVDRVRAIDIHPTVLAVLGLEPGSPVDGVVDKRLLRAP from the coding sequence ATGATGAACCCCAGCCTCCGATGGCTATGTGGGCTCCGGGCCGGTCTACGGTTCCGAGCCTTGACGTTGCTGATGTTTTTCCTTCTCGGGCTTCCTGTGGTCGCCTTGGCGGAACGTACTTTTGTGGTCATGGTCTTCGATGGGTTCCCGCCGTCCTATGTCGACAAATTCCCCACGCCCGGGCTGGATCGACTGGCCACTCAGGGAGTGAGGGCGGGCGCGATGGACCAGGCCTTCCCCACGGTATCGCTCAGCGGTGGCGTGACGATTTCAACAGGCTGCTGGCCCGGGACGCATGGTGTTCTCTCCAACCTTTTTCTCGATCCCGAGCGTGGTCTATATGACCACGGCGGCGACGCTGATTGGCTCATCGATTGTGAGCATCTGCACGAGGCGGCAGAGCGCCAGGGTGTGCGCACCGCAGCCTTGGGCTGGTACGGTCGGTACTCGTCCAGGCGAGGGGCTCTGGATTCCGAGGGGCCTCCGGGTGAGAAGACCTATCAGGATTATCCCGATGATCCGGGGCGAATGGCCCAGTTGGTCGATCTGCTCGAGCGACCATCGCAGGACAGGCCGGATCTGATTCTGGCCTACTTCAAGGGACCGGACTCCACGGGGCATCGCTATGGATTGGATGCCGCCGAGACGCGCGAGGCGGTGATCGCCGCCGATGCGATCGTGGGAGAGGTCCTGTCCTCGATCGAGGCTCAGCCCGATGGCGATCAAATCCAGCTTCTGGTGACCACCGATCATGGCATGGTGCCGGTCGACAGCCTCGTTAACATCCAGAGAATTCTGCGCCGTCACGAGATTCCGGCACGCGCGGTTTCTGCGGGGACCAGCTCCTTTCTCTATTTTGATGAGCCCGGCGAGGCGATCGTGGACGATGCGATCGAGAAGCTCTCGGCATATGATGCCTTCGATGTGGTGCGGCCGCGAGACCAGCCGCCCGAGTGGCATCTCGGCACGGGTGCGCGGGTCGGCGATCTGATTCTCTCAGCACGTCCGCCTTACTTCATCGAAGACGCGCGTGCCTGGCCCGTCTGGGTAAGGTGGCTTGCCTGGGTTGGCCCGGACATTCTGCCGGCGTCTGCTTTGCTCTCTGCCACCCACGGTTACCCCCCGGAAACGCCCGGGGTCGAGGGAATTCTCTATGTGCGCGGCGATGCCTTCGCATCCGGCCGCGGCGTGGATCGCGTGCGTGCCATCGATATTCATCCGACAGTGCTTGCGGTTTTGGGACTCGAGCCGGGAAGTCCTGTCGATGGCGTCGTGGACAAACGCCTGCTTCGAGCGCCTTGA
- a CDS encoding thiamine pyrophosphate-binding protein, producing the protein MAKNVCESLLDILASAGVRDIFGVTGDALNTLLDAIRKDDRFRWIGVRHEENAAYAAYAQAELTGGIGVCAGTVGPGALHLINGLYNAKKEGAGVVALTGQVAHAERGSNYFQEVDLSRMFDDICDFQAVLASPAQMPRLAEIAVQKALAERVVTRIELPIDVIDAKLAKATPAHPLVVLPSSVLPPDSEIEKAANLLSKGSKVAMFCGVGCRGAKEEVLELSEKLDAPIVHTLRAKDIFDYEDPRVVGLTGLIGNPAGYHAVWDCDVLLMVGTNFPYDGFLPPNATIIQIDRKVENIGRRAPVELGLVGTVRETLQKLNPQIQSGSSAKFLGGLEKMRDKWLKSMEKQADPKRVDEPLHPQIFARAVSDRAAEDAIFAVDVGECTVWIARQVSMRNERRMLGSFNHGSLGAALPVALGSSSLDPKRQVWAFCGDGGFGMAMQDLVTAVRYDWPVKILVFNNSELGFVKMETEVSGLPVYQEATGLLNPDFAAYAHACGAGGVRVEHAADIIPAIEQAIAHDGPFLIDAIVSPGELTMPPHLTISEAWGFGLSKAKEAILGLKGDHSQWKGWRDEFMANLR; encoded by the coding sequence ATGGCCAAAAATGTATGCGAAAGCCTCCTCGATATTCTCGCCTCCGCGGGCGTGCGCGACATCTTCGGTGTCACCGGAGATGCTCTGAATACTCTGCTTGATGCCATTCGAAAAGACGATCGGTTTCGTTGGATCGGCGTCCGACATGAAGAGAATGCTGCCTATGCCGCCTACGCCCAAGCCGAGTTGACCGGCGGGATCGGTGTCTGTGCCGGCACCGTAGGGCCAGGCGCCCTGCACCTCATCAATGGACTCTATAATGCAAAGAAGGAAGGCGCCGGCGTCGTAGCGCTTACCGGGCAGGTCGCCCATGCCGAACGTGGCAGCAACTATTTTCAGGAAGTCGACTTGTCCAGAATGTTCGATGATATCTGCGACTTCCAGGCAGTCCTCGCTTCCCCCGCACAAATGCCTCGCCTGGCCGAAATTGCGGTACAGAAGGCGCTGGCGGAGCGCGTCGTTACGCGCATCGAACTCCCCATCGACGTCATCGACGCAAAGCTCGCCAAAGCGACACCAGCCCACCCTCTGGTCGTCCTTCCCTCCAGTGTCCTGCCGCCCGACAGCGAGATCGAGAAAGCCGCGAACCTTCTGAGCAAGGGAAGCAAGGTCGCGATGTTCTGCGGCGTCGGCTGCCGGGGCGCCAAGGAGGAGGTCCTCGAGCTCTCCGAGAAACTCGACGCGCCCATCGTTCATACTCTGCGCGCCAAGGATATCTTTGATTACGAGGACCCCCGCGTGGTCGGACTGACAGGCCTGATCGGAAACCCTGCCGGCTACCATGCCGTGTGGGATTGCGATGTGCTGCTGATGGTGGGCACGAACTTTCCGTATGACGGTTTCCTGCCCCCGAATGCCACGATCATCCAGATCGATCGCAAGGTAGAGAATATCGGTCGTCGCGCCCCCGTGGAACTTGGTCTCGTGGGGACAGTGCGCGAAACATTGCAAAAGCTCAACCCGCAGATTCAATCGGGCAGCTCCGCGAAATTTCTCGGTGGGCTCGAGAAAATGCGCGACAAATGGCTCAAATCGATGGAGAAGCAGGCTGACCCCAAACGTGTCGACGAGCCCCTCCATCCGCAGATCTTCGCACGCGCCGTCAGTGATCGAGCCGCCGAAGACGCGATCTTCGCGGTCGATGTCGGCGAATGCACCGTCTGGATCGCGCGCCAGGTTTCGATGCGCAACGAACGCCGCATGCTCGGGTCGTTCAATCACGGTTCTCTCGGTGCCGCCCTCCCGGTGGCCCTTGGCTCAAGCTCCCTCGATCCCAAACGACAGGTCTGGGCCTTCTGCGGGGATGGCGGTTTCGGCATGGCCATGCAGGATCTGGTCACGGCTGTCCGCTACGACTGGCCGGTCAAGATTCTCGTGTTCAACAATAGCGAGCTCGGTTTTGTGAAAATGGAAACCGAGGTTTCCGGCCTGCCGGTCTATCAGGAAGCCACGGGATTGCTGAACCCCGACTTCGCCGCCTACGCACACGCATGTGGTGCCGGGGGCGTCCGGGTCGAACATGCCGCGGACATCATCCCGGCGATTGAGCAGGCCATCGCGCACGACGGGCCCTTCCTGATCGATGCCATCGTCAGTCCCGGCGAGCTTACCATGCCCCCCCACCTCACCATCAGCGAGGCGTGGGGCTTTGGCCTATCCAAAGCCAAGGAAGCGATTCTCGGCCTCAAGGGCGACCATTCGCAGTGGAAAGGCTGGCGCGACGAGTTCATGGCAAATCTGCGATAG
- a CDS encoding class II fumarate hydratase produces the protein MTKTKTRTEHDSMGTMTVPADVLYGASTQRAVLNFPISGRVVGHEVIHAFALLKRAAAETNHELGRLTQKRRRLIVKACNEIATALEGDTETRQAMMRNFPVDVFQTGSGTSSNMNANEVISNMACLAAGAKIGAQDPVHPNDHVNLGQSSNDTFPTAMQVAACIEIRSTLLPALKKLAKALHRKAKSFDKIVKIGRTHLQDATPIRLGQEFSGFAAQADYAIKRAERAVEAMAGNLPIGGTAVGTGINTHPRFGKSVSARLAKATGVRFKEAANHFEAQATRDCVVEAHGLLRTVSISLSKIASDIRLMGSGPRCSWSELVLPELQPGSSIMPGKVNPVLVETVMQVCAQVEGNDVTIGIGAMGGVGSMMELNVSMPCMAERMLESILLLSNASDTFADNCVAGLKADKRRIAASVEQSLMLGTALVPVIGYNKAAEIAHHAHESGQTIREYCLAHDILDAKTLDKVLDISGMTKPQ, from the coding sequence ATGACCAAGACCAAGACACGAACCGAACACGACTCGATGGGCACCATGACCGTGCCTGCGGATGTCCTCTACGGCGCCAGCACACAGCGTGCCGTCCTGAACTTCCCCATCTCCGGCCGTGTCGTCGGCCACGAAGTCATTCATGCCTTCGCCCTGCTCAAGCGCGCGGCTGCGGAAACCAATCACGAACTTGGCCGGCTCACGCAAAAACGCCGTCGCCTCATCGTCAAGGCCTGCAACGAGATCGCCACCGCGCTCGAAGGTGACACCGAAACGCGACAAGCCATGATGCGCAACTTCCCGGTGGACGTCTTCCAGACGGGCTCGGGCACGTCGAGCAATATGAACGCCAATGAAGTTATCTCGAATATGGCGTGTCTGGCGGCCGGCGCCAAAATCGGAGCGCAGGATCCCGTACACCCCAACGACCACGTCAATTTGGGGCAATCCTCCAATGATACTTTTCCCACAGCGATGCAGGTTGCCGCCTGCATCGAGATTCGCAGCACGCTCCTGCCGGCGCTGAAGAAGCTCGCAAAGGCCCTCCATCGAAAGGCCAAAAGCTTCGACAAGATCGTGAAAATCGGCCGCACCCACCTGCAGGACGCGACGCCGATCCGGCTCGGGCAGGAGTTCTCGGGCTTTGCGGCTCAGGCTGACTATGCCATCAAACGCGCGGAGCGCGCAGTCGAAGCAATGGCCGGCAATCTTCCCATCGGCGGCACCGCGGTCGGGACCGGCATCAACACGCATCCACGATTCGGCAAAAGTGTTTCGGCGCGATTGGCCAAGGCCACGGGTGTTCGCTTCAAGGAAGCGGCCAATCATTTCGAAGCGCAAGCCACCAGGGACTGCGTTGTCGAAGCCCATGGATTGTTGCGAACCGTCTCGATCAGCCTCTCCAAGATCGCCAGCGATATTCGCCTGATGGGCTCCGGCCCTCGGTGCAGTTGGAGCGAACTGGTCCTGCCGGAGCTACAACCGGGATCCTCGATCATGCCGGGCAAGGTGAACCCCGTTCTGGTCGAAACCGTAATGCAGGTCTGTGCGCAGGTCGAAGGCAACGACGTCACCATCGGCATTGGCGCCATGGGTGGCGTAGGTTCCATGATGGAGCTCAATGTCTCGATGCCATGTATGGCCGAGCGGATGCTCGAAAGCATCCTCCTGCTGTCGAATGCGAGTGACACCTTCGCGGACAACTGCGTCGCGGGCCTGAAAGCCGACAAACGTCGGATTGCCGCTTCCGTCGAGCAAAGCCTGATGCTGGGGACCGCTCTGGTTCCCGTGATCGGGTACAACAAAGCAGCAGAGATCGCACATCACGCTCACGAGAGTGGCCAGACGATCCGAGAATATTGCCTGGCGCACGATATTCTCGACGCGAAGACTCTCGATAAGGTTCTCGACATCAGCGGAATGACGAAACCGCAGTAA
- a CDS encoding glycosyltransferase family 2 protein, with amino-acid sequence MASQLTAGRDGPVDLEIILPVFNEETVLDALFGRLDLVFDSQARLDHQLSSVRFLIIDDGSSDNTAARIAQLIREGLPARLIRLSRNFGHQAALSAGLDHAKADLVAIMDADLQDPPEIILEMVQAWRGGADVAFGVRENRKEGIIKKFAYAAFYRVYAFLAEVDVPLDSGDFSLLDRKVVEAMKQLPERLRFPRGLRTWVGFNHVAIPYERLARQEGESKYDWRSLYHLATDGIAAMSIRPLRIVQFSTFFSSLFTLILGTGLAVRVSMGSNLDPEVYWSLIVCLAVLATSSVNLACLYIFSAYIGRTYLEIKGRPTFVVMETVPAEKDPSE; translated from the coding sequence ATGGCATCGCAACTGACTGCCGGGCGAGATGGCCCTGTGGACCTCGAGATCATTCTCCCCGTTTTCAACGAGGAGACAGTCCTCGACGCTCTCTTTGGGCGACTGGATCTGGTGTTTGACTCACAAGCCCGGCTGGACCACCAGCTCTCATCCGTTCGCTTTCTGATCATCGACGATGGCAGCTCGGATAATACGGCCGCTCGCATCGCACAACTCATCCGCGAGGGACTTCCGGCGCGTCTGATTCGATTGTCTCGGAATTTTGGTCATCAGGCAGCACTCTCGGCCGGACTCGACCACGCGAAGGCGGACCTCGTTGCCATCATGGATGCCGACCTGCAAGATCCACCCGAGATCATCCTGGAAATGGTTCAGGCTTGGCGCGGCGGCGCCGATGTCGCTTTTGGAGTGCGCGAGAATCGCAAGGAAGGGATCATTAAAAAGTTCGCTTACGCAGCTTTTTACCGCGTCTATGCTTTCCTCGCAGAAGTCGACGTCCCACTCGATAGCGGTGATTTCTCCCTGCTGGATCGAAAAGTAGTCGAGGCGATGAAGCAGCTCCCTGAGCGACTACGGTTCCCTCGTGGGCTGCGCACATGGGTTGGATTCAATCACGTTGCCATTCCTTACGAGAGGCTTGCTCGGCAAGAAGGCGAGAGTAAATACGACTGGCGCTCGCTCTATCACCTTGCGACCGACGGGATCGCCGCCATGAGTATTCGGCCGCTTCGAATCGTCCAATTTTCCACCTTCTTCTCGTCGCTCTTCACGCTGATTCTCGGCACCGGCCTCGCGGTGCGAGTGTCCATGGGAAGTAATCTGGACCCTGAAGTGTATTGGTCGCTCATTGTCTGCCTTGCCGTTCTCGCGACGAGCTCGGTAAACCTCGCATGCCTCTATATCTTCAGCGCCTATATCGGACGCACCTATCTGGAAATCAAAGGTCGACCGACCTTTGTGGTCATGGAAACAGTCCCGGCCGAGAAAGATCCCTCTGAATGA
- a CDS encoding class I SAM-dependent methyltransferase, with the protein MKASVQENVPASAAANIEWISDVPGDPFVDGWFEVGSAEHFWFRWRFRALQGLIRSLGLPMERPLRVLDIGGGHGVLRAQIESATSWKVDVVDLDRAALARCGPGRGRILFYDILEQREDFLGSYDIILMMDVLEHIEVTSPFLEAASAHLRPGGTLLLNVPALRICMSIYDRAAGHYRRYQKDTLAAEFDSPAFEILEQRYWGVSLIPAVLARKAILDFRDREADAIKEGFPEPHWIADGLLRTLLAGETSLWKRPPAGASLLAGIRYNKNGA; encoded by the coding sequence ATGAAGGCCTCGGTCCAGGAGAACGTGCCCGCGAGCGCCGCCGCAAACATTGAATGGATCAGCGATGTACCGGGCGACCCCTTTGTCGACGGATGGTTTGAAGTCGGCTCTGCCGAGCATTTCTGGTTTCGCTGGCGTTTCCGCGCCCTCCAGGGCCTGATCCGAAGTCTCGGCTTACCCATGGAACGCCCCCTTCGCGTTCTGGATATCGGCGGCGGCCATGGAGTCCTTCGTGCCCAGATCGAAAGCGCTACATCCTGGAAGGTCGACGTCGTCGATCTAGACCGAGCCGCACTCGCACGATGCGGTCCCGGGCGAGGTCGAATCCTCTTCTACGATATTCTCGAACAACGAGAGGATTTCCTTGGCTCCTACGACATCATCCTGATGATGGACGTACTCGAGCATATCGAGGTCACGTCACCTTTTCTGGAAGCAGCATCCGCCCACCTTCGCCCCGGGGGCACCTTGCTCCTGAATGTCCCGGCCCTCCGGATCTGCATGAGCATCTACGATCGAGCCGCGGGACATTATCGGCGCTACCAAAAAGATACTTTGGCGGCAGAGTTTGACTCGCCGGCTTTCGAAATCCTCGAGCAACGCTACTGGGGCGTCTCGCTGATTCCCGCAGTTCTGGCGCGAAAAGCGATTCTCGACTTCCGGGATCGGGAAGCGGATGCGATCAAGGAGGGCTTTCCCGAACCACATTGGATCGCCGACGGGCTGCTCCGGACACTTCTGGCAGGAGAGACCTCCCTCTGGAAACGCCCGCCCGCCGGAGCCTCTCTTTTGGCAGGTATTCGCTACAATAAAAATGGCGCGTGA